In one window of bacterium DNA:
- a CDS encoding response regulator — protein sequence MKKVKELLLWLNYQSKEVKSMADKALILIVEDNRDMLDIYCRELKGEDYLTDTSDTVVEAFKKIKRGTYDVVIIDLKMPGLRPSEMGGLEVMEEILESSPSTQIIVVTGYGTSKLAREAFKEGVYDFIDKPIDYDELRRIIKNAILESRTKVQKINPFCPKTGVEPKVFGGRFKELRFFENKLKEAEEAVCDHFLVLGDWGIGKTMLLREFKMLAQKKGYIASIVPLDEFGKDSTVLDGVECIIQGIFRDLPFTSSKLETFTKQLTGLGVTIVGTGFQYSRELSKSKLQPQGLLYDTLLSLWEDIKKNKGKLMVVMLDDAHYFEPISGILTTIKQVLSNETIVKKTKILFVITCLPEKWNEFISLKRHHPVGRYFLSKINLPPLSKEELVYTVEKTLENTGVTFSPEVIERVYLYTHGHPFEMQVLCRNLYETQIAGKVDLAVWEKALQNTLVDLGTAIFDHWFNEASKGEAEVLKVFSFQETPLTKQEITQLLSERGSRISSGNIGKYLQRLVNKKLL from the coding sequence GTGAAGAAGGTAAAGGAACTACTTTTATGGTTGAATTACCAATCAAAGGAAGTGAAAAGTATGGCAGATAAGGCTTTGATACTAATTGTTGAAGATAATCGGGATATGTTAGATATTTATTGTCGTGAATTAAAAGGGGAAGATTATCTTACTGATACCTCTGATACAGTTGTCGAGGCATTCAAAAAGATAAAAAGAGGGACTTATGATGTGGTAATTATAGACTTAAAGATGCCAGGACTTAGACCCTCAGAGATGGGTGGATTAGAGGTTATGGAGGAGATATTGGAGAGTAGTCCTAGTACCCAGATAATTGTGGTTACTGGCTATGGAACCTCAAAGTTAGCCAGAGAAGCATTTAAAGAAGGAGTCTATGATTTTATTGATAAGCCTATAGATTATGATGAACTTAGAAGGATAATTAAGAATGCCATCTTAGAAAGCAGGACTAAGGTGCAGAAGATAAATCCTTTCTGTCCCAAAACAGGTGTTGAACCAAAGGTATTTGGAGGAAGATTTAAGGAGTTGAGATTCTTTGAGAATAAACTTAAGGAGGCTGAGGAGGCTGTCTGTGACCATTTCTTAGTCTTAGGTGATTGGGGTATTGGTAAAACTATGCTATTGCGAGAGTTTAAGATGTTAGCTCAAAAGAAAGGATACATTGCCTCTATAGTTCCATTGGATGAGTTTGGGAAGGATAGTACTGTTTTAGATGGTGTTGAATGCATCATCCAGGGAATATTTAGGGATTTACCCTTTACAAGTTCTAAATTAGAGACATTCACTAAGCAGCTTACAGGTTTAGGAGTTACTATTGTGGGTACTGGATTTCAATATAGTCGAGAGTTATCTAAATCGAAATTACAGCCTCAAGGACTTCTCTATGATACACTTTTGAGTCTGTGGGAAGATATAAAGAAAAATAAAGGGAAATTAATGGTAGTAATGTTGGATGATGCCCATTACTTTGAGCCTATCTCAGGGATTTTAACTACCATTAAACAAGTTTTAAGCAATGAAACCATTGTTAAAAAGACAAAGATATTATTTGTAATTACCTGTCTTCCTGAGAAATGGAATGAATTTATTAGCTTAAAGAGACATCACCCTGTGGGCAGATATTTTCTTTCCAAGATAAACCTTCCTCCTCTATCAAAGGAAGAGTTAGTTTATACAGTAGAAAAGACCCTTGAGAATACAGGTGTTACCTTTTCACCAGAGGTAATTGAGAGGGTATATCTTTATACTCATGGTCATCCTTTTGAAATGCAGGTATTATGCAGAAATCTATATGAGACTCAGATAGCAGGTAAAGTTGATTTAGCAGTTTGGGAGAAGGCCTTACAGAATACCTTAGTGGATTTAGGAACAGCGATATTTGACCACTGGTTTAATGAAGCAAGTAAAGGAGAGGCAGAGGTGCTTAAAGTCTTTTCCTTTCAAGAAACACCCTTGACGAAACAGGAAATAACTCAACTTCTTTCAGAAAGAGGCAGTAGAATCAGCTCTGGTAATATTGGTAAATACCTCCAACGATTGGTGAATAAAAAGTTATTA
- a CDS encoding ATP-binding protein — protein MPKKKVLVIDDDSVILRVIKTKLTRLTSGGLEVLTAIDGEEGVQKAFAERPDLVITDIMMPKLDGFGVYHELQKNPQTQKIPVIFLTALGEEQEELKELRPTAVIFKPFFPRQILNTVNSLLENTLSKKQPVYSKTTGKKKQVDSKKLPKLTKLGEVIAGIIHDLTNEFEIIDNTVNYPLSNIEKSNPNTTEIDVIARRANHCKKLLSNISDLSFRDKSDFAEIDVHRVLKSKLGKSTDKIAHTLTNELEVIDKAINYLASNIDQNNPNAKEIRVITRSVNYSKILLNNLLEVVSQEKSNITEVDVHKVLKEVLLLIKYRVPSNVKLTKTLKSSLSLVLADKDQLKQVFMNIINNAIQAMPMGGKLKVLSRVIEYFPEAKFICIEFSDTGVGISEDNLSKIFDLSFTTKRKSYGLGLYISRGIVNRHGGVMRVMSEEGKGTTFMVELPIKGSEKYGR, from the coding sequence ATTCCCAAGAAAAAAGTTTTAGTCATAGATGATGATAGTGTTATTCTACGGGTTATCAAAACTAAGCTAACTAGGCTAACTAGTGGTGGTTTAGAGGTTCTCACAGCTATTGATGGGGAAGAAGGAGTACAAAAGGCATTTGCAGAAAGACCAGATTTAGTCATTACTGATATTATGATGCCTAAATTAGATGGTTTTGGTGTATACCATGAATTACAAAAAAATCCTCAGACTCAAAAGATCCCGGTTATCTTTCTTACTGCATTAGGAGAAGAACAGGAAGAGTTAAAAGAACTTAGACCAACAGCAGTTATATTCAAGCCTTTTTTCCCAAGACAAATATTAAATACGGTTAATTCTCTTTTAGAAAATACCCTTTCTAAAAAACAACCTGTTTATTCCAAGACTACTGGAAAAAAGAAGCAAGTTGATTCAAAGAAATTACCGAAATTGACTAAATTGGGAGAAGTAATAGCTGGGATTATACACGATCTGACGAATGAATTTGAAATTATTGATAACACAGTGAATTATCCGCTATCTAATATTGAGAAGAGTAATCCAAATACTACAGAAATAGATGTAATAGCGCGAAGGGCTAATCATTGTAAGAAATTGTTAAGCAATATCTCAGATTTGTCCTTTCGTGATAAATCAGATTTTGCCGAAATTGATGTTCATAGAGTGCTCAAAAGTAAATTAGGAAAATCAACAGATAAAATTGCACACACTTTAACAAACGAATTGGAAGTTATTGATAAGGCAATAAATTATCTGGCATCTAACATTGATCAGAATAATCCAAATGCTAAAGAAATAAGGGTAATAACACGAAGTGTTAACTATTCCAAGATATTATTAAACAATCTCTTAGAGGTAGTTTCTCAAGAGAAGTCTAACATTACTGAAGTTGATGTTCATAAAGTACTGAAAGAGGTTTTATTATTAATTAAATATCGAGTTCCCTCAAATGTAAAATTGACTAAAACCCTAAAATCGTCATTATCTTTAGTGCTTGCTGATAAAGATCAGTTAAAACAGGTATTCATGAATATAATAAATAATGCAATACAGGCAATGCCAATGGGAGGAAAGTTAAAAGTTCTAAGTAGAGTAATTGAATATTTTCCTGAAGCAAAATTTATATGTATCGAATTTAGTGATACAGGAGTTGGAATTTCAGAGGATAATTTGAGTAAGATATTTGATTTATCGTTTACTACGAAAAGAAAGAGTTATGGGTTAGGATTATATATTAGCAGAGGAATAGTTAACCGACACGGCGGAGTTATGAGAGTTATGAGTGAAGAAGGTAAAGGAACTACTTTTATGGTTGAATTACCAATCAAAGGAAGTGAAAAGTATGGCAGATAA
- a CDS encoding HEPN domain-containing protein, with protein sequence MRNKEIKPGYPDKYYKQLLFYAKSDLEWARSGLEDRTYFYHKPCFEARECVEKSLKAFLEAMGKSAPELHSLRTLIDLCGQGDKEFLRLRSKSLILHPYQHEARYPELPIYDFTPEMADESVAIATEIYEFVEQKIKEIERRQKSKMPTNGR encoded by the coding sequence ATGAGAAACAAAGAGATAAAGCCGGGTTATCCTGATAAGTACTACAAGCAATTATTGTTTTATGCAAAGAGTGACCTTGAATGGGCAAGGAGTGGTTTGGAAGATAGAACATACTTTTACCATAAGCCATGTTTTGAGGCTCGTGAATGTGTAGAAAAAAGCCTAAAAGCCTTTCTTGAAGCGATGGGCAAATCAGCCCCTGAACTTCATTCTTTGCGGACATTGATTGATCTATGTGGCCAGGGAGATAAGGAATTTCTTAGATTACGGTCTAAGTCTTTGATTCTCCATCCTTATCAACATGAAGCACGGTATCCTGAACTACCAATATATGACTTTACCCCTGAAATGGCAGATGAATCTGTAGCAATAGCAACAGAGATTTATGAATTTGTGGAACAAAAAATTAAAGAGATTGAGCGAAGACAAAAAAGCAAAATGCCCACAAACGGCAGATAA
- a CDS encoding nucleotidyltransferase domain-containing protein, whose amino-acid sequence MGKYEAEPMKRKEKVILEPITSSLIEEIRDKIVKYFNPEKIILFGSAARNMQNSHDIDLYIVKQRIRNVREAERKIDELFSGRFFALDVIVRTPKQIEKGIKSGNSFLKQEIINKGKVLYEKQRDKAGLS is encoded by the coding sequence ATGGGTAAATATGAAGCAGAACCAATGAAAAGGAAAGAAAAGGTAATTCTTGAACCCATTACTTCTTCACTTATAGAGGAGATTCGGGATAAGATAGTAAAATATTTTAATCCTGAGAAAATAATCCTTTTTGGTTCAGCTGCCAGGAATATGCAAAATTCTCACGATATAGACCTCTATATTGTTAAACAAAGGATTAGAAATGTACGAGAAGCTGAACGCAAGATTGATGAATTATTTTCTGGAAGGTTTTTTGCTCTGGATGTAATAGTTAGAACTCCCAAACAAATAGAAAAGGGTATAAAAAGTGGTAATTCCTTTCTGAAACAAGAGATTATAAATAAAGGGAAAGTGTTATATGAGAAACAAAGAGATAAAGCCGGGTTATCCTGA
- a CDS encoding GNAT family N-acetyltransferase produces the protein MIEKVRMIKFNEIEQLLELYKHLHVNDPKIEIDETLKKLWKEIFEDPNHFCLVIEENGKIISSCNLIIIRNLTRNACPYALIENVVTHKNYRKKGYGTAILKRAIEIAKEKNCYKVMLMTSRKDENTLRFYGNAGFEKGVKTGFVKYFID, from the coding sequence ATGATTGAAAAAGTGAGAATGATAAAATTTAATGAGATTGAACAATTATTAGAACTTTATAAACATTTGCATGTAAATGATCCCAAGATTGAAATTGATGAGACATTGAAAAAACTATGGAAAGAAATATTTGAAGACCCTAATCATTTTTGTTTAGTGATTGAAGAAAATGGAAAAATTATATCCTCATGTAATTTAATCATAATAAGAAATTTAACAAGGAATGCATGTCCTTATGCATTAATTGAAAATGTAGTAACTCATAAGAATTATAGAAAAAAAGGATATGGAACAGCCATACTAAAAAGAGCAATTGAAATTGCCAAAGAAAAGAATTGTTATAAGGTTATGCTTATGACCAGTAGAAAAGATGAAAATACATTACGATTTTATGGTAATGCTGGATTTGAAAAAGGAGTTAAAACTGGCTTTGTAAAATATTTTATAGATTAG
- a CDS encoding ATP-binding protein: MKKNEIVRILSDWNFWEKDIETGINRDSYVNKLIEFLNTGLITVITGARRSGKSFIMRQVAKRLVSSGVNKNEILIINFEDPRFTQLDVEVLQRIYETYLEFLSPKGKPYIFLDEVQEVTGWEKWVRTTRELQKAKIVISGSNAKLLSRELSSLLTGMHLDMTVYPLSFREHLLFNNLQLKDKLEMINKQNEIKALLRKYIEFGSFPEVVLHQQKKDILLRYYEDVLNKDLIKRFNIRKKEAIKSLAKYYLTNISNLITFNSIEKYLNLSADTIEKFSTYFEDAYILFFLKRFSFKVKEQDKSPKKVYCIDTGLANMIGFRTSENSGRLLENITYLKLKEKIRETPELEIFYWKDQFHREVDFVLKEKLKTKQLIQVCSNVYDEKTKQREIKALIKAMEEFGLKEGLVITEDDEFEEKIEGKKIRFLPLWQWLLSEKGW; the protein is encoded by the coding sequence ATGAAGAAAAACGAGATTGTCCGAATCCTTTCTGATTGGAACTTCTGGGAAAAGGATATAGAAACCGGCATTAACAGAGATTCTTATGTCAATAAGTTAATAGAATTTTTAAATACTGGGCTTATTACGGTCATAACCGGTGCAAGAAGAAGTGGCAAATCATTCATTATGAGGCAGGTGGCTAAAAGATTAGTAAGTAGTGGGGTCAATAAGAATGAAATTCTCATCATAAATTTTGAAGACCCCAGATTTACTCAATTGGATGTAGAAGTCCTGCAAAGGATTTATGAAACATATTTAGAGTTTTTGAGTCCAAAAGGGAAGCCCTATATCTTTCTTGATGAGGTTCAGGAGGTTACTGGATGGGAAAAATGGGTTAGAACCACACGAGAATTACAAAAGGCAAAAATTGTTATTTCCGGTTCAAACGCAAAATTATTAAGTCGTGAACTTTCCAGCTTATTGACCGGAATGCACCTTGATATGACTGTATATCCACTTTCCTTTAGAGAACATTTGCTTTTTAACAATCTGCAATTAAAAGATAAACTTGAGATGATAAACAAACAGAACGAAATCAAAGCTTTGTTAAGGAAATATATTGAATTTGGCTCATTTCCGGAGGTTGTTTTACACCAACAAAAAAAGGATATATTACTAAGGTATTATGAGGATGTGTTAAATAAAGACCTGATAAAGAGATTCAATATAAGAAAAAAAGAAGCCATAAAAAGTTTAGCCAAATATTACCTCACCAACATATCAAATTTGATAACCTTTAACTCTATTGAAAAATATTTAAATCTCTCTGCTGATACAATAGAAAAATTCTCTACTTATTTTGAAGATGCCTATATTTTATTTTTTTTGAAGAGGTTTTCTTTTAAGGTAAAGGAACAGGATAAAAGTCCCAAAAAAGTCTACTGCATAGATACAGGGTTAGCAAATATGATAGGTTTCAGGACGAGCGAAAATTCAGGCAGATTATTAGAGAATATAACTTACTTAAAATTAAAAGAAAAAATAAGAGAAACACCAGAGTTAGAAATCTTTTACTGGAAAGACCAATTTCACAGAGAAGTAGATTTTGTTTTGAAAGAAAAACTAAAGACAAAGCAACTTATTCAGGTTTGCTCCAATGTCTACGATGAGAAGACTAAGCAGAGAGAAATCAAGGCACTCATTAAGGCAATGGAGGAATTTGGTCTTAAAGAAGGCCTGGTTATTACTGAAGATGATGAATTTGAAGAAAAGATAGAGGGTAAAAAAATTAGATTTTTACCACTATGGCAATGGCTGTTATCCGAAAAAGGGTGGTGA
- a CDS encoding MBL fold metallo-hydrolase — translation MNKEMTKWGVGPKFALISVIYGIIIFILHFVYYPSLTFEVISGSVNVILGIILLILGVPIFLIPAFTIDKYFYEGKLYKSGIYSFFRHPIYAAWIVFIVPGIVLIFGSLLGISIPLFMYLVFRILIVKEEKYLERKFGQDYLHYKKEVPCLFPRIEFAIAELFVWIASLPSKTWYPVETGKLTEGLYVIKDRDANLFIYSDRENTICIDAGYKYDDLRNEFRKINIDPDSITHLFLTHADPDHAGGVDFFGKFDLFKGAKLYIGKEEEQMINGTTARLFFAHNPVKIYKKYNLLKDKDVVNVGKIKVEAIATPGHTPGHMAYLINDKILCSGDTLTLKDGKVEIFSPFHNIDTETQKESIKKLAELENISILCTAHTGYSQSYKNAMQQWLK, via the coding sequence ATGAACAAGGAAATGACAAAATGGGGAGTTGGACCCAAATTCGCTCTAATATCGGTTATTTATGGAATTATAATTTTTATTTTGCATTTTGTTTATTACCCTTCACTTACATTTGAGGTAATATCTGGATCTGTAAATGTTATATTAGGCATTATCCTTCTCATTTTGGGAGTTCCTATCTTTTTGATACCTGCGTTTACAATTGATAAATATTTTTATGAAGGAAAATTATATAAAAGTGGAATATACTCTTTCTTCCGACACCCAATATATGCAGCGTGGATAGTCTTTATTGTTCCAGGAATAGTTCTAATTTTTGGTTCTTTATTAGGGATTTCAATTCCTCTCTTTATGTACCTTGTATTTAGAATTCTCATAGTTAAAGAGGAAAAATATTTGGAGAGAAAATTTGGCCAGGATTATTTGCACTATAAAAAGGAAGTCCCTTGCCTTTTTCCTAGAATAGAATTTGCAATCGCAGAGTTGTTTGTCTGGATTGCATCATTACCAAGTAAGACGTGGTATCCTGTAGAAACAGGAAAACTAACTGAGGGTCTATATGTTATCAAAGATAGAGATGCTAATCTATTTATCTATTCAGATAGAGAAAATACCATTTGTATTGATGCAGGATATAAATATGATGATCTTAGAAATGAGTTTAGAAAGATAAATATTGATCCTGATTCAATTACTCATTTGTTTCTAACCCATGCTGATCCAGATCATGCTGGCGGGGTCGATTTTTTTGGCAAGTTTGATTTATTCAAAGGTGCGAAATTATATATAGGCAAAGAAGAAGAACAAATGATTAATGGAACTACGGCCAGATTGTTTTTCGCACACAATCCTGTAAAGATATACAAAAAATATAATCTTCTTAAAGATAAAGATGTAGTTAATGTTGGGAAAATTAAAGTCGAGGCGATTGCTACACCAGGACATACTCCTGGACATATGGCTTACTTAATCAACGATAAGATTCTTTGTAGTGGAGATACACTAACATTAAAAGACGGAAAAGTTGAGATTTTCAGTCCTTTTCATAATATAGATACTGAAACACAGAAGGAATCTATTAAGAAATTAGCAGAACTTGAAAATATTTCTATACTGTGTACAGCTCATACGGGATATTCACAAAGCTATAAAAATGCTATGCAACAATGGCTGAAATAA